One part of the Lates calcarifer isolate ASB-BC8 unplaced genomic scaffold, TLL_Latcal_v3 _unitig_858_quiver_1962, whole genome shotgun sequence genome encodes these proteins:
- the LOC108880136 gene encoding mucin-3B: protein MTEGSVVAKSVAEYSYPNNETQIQFVNTQLDRVLTDILNDTNNLKNISQAFNSSGAVLNGISFHQPTITNITDLKPFINCSQLANYTAEIDNGQWQCVGPCKTNPDYCHQHGICHNDIHKGPTCSCFESSLEQFYGPQCDLFRRGPGFYGALFGSLAAALLILIIIVIAVIVIKKYKGVWINSYDRRLSAFEEDFFDFSDTGHNKTSRGSEQQPQMKATV from the exons AGAAGGAAGCGTTGTTGCTAAGAGTGTGGCGGAGTACAGCTATCCCAACAACGAAACTCAAATCCAGTTTGTCAACACTCAGCTTGATAGGGTGTTGACTGATATCTTAAATGATACAAATAACCTCAAAAATATTTCTCAGGCCTTTAATAGCAGCGGTGCAGTGTTAAATGGAATCTCTTTCCACCAGCCTACAATTACCA ATATTACAGACCTGAAGCCATTTATTAACTGCTCTCAGCTTGCTAACTACACTGCTGAGATTGATAATGGTCAATGGCAGTGTGTTGGACCTTGCAAAACAAATCCTGATTACTGTCATCAACATGGCATATGTCATAACGACATTCACAAAGGGCCTACCTGTAG CTGCTTTGAGTCTAGCCTGGAGCAGTTTTATGGTCCACAGTGTGACCTCTTCCGTCGCGGTCCAGGTTTCTATGGAGCACTATTTGGCTCATTGGCAGCAGCACTCCTGATCTTGATTATCATTGTCATTGCTGTCATTGTCATAAAGAAATATAAGGGAGTTTG GATCAACTCCTATGACAGAAGACTGTCTGCTTTCGAGGAAGATTTCTTTGATTTCTCTGATACAG